ACGTCCCCACCGTCGGCGTCGAGACGGCCCGCTCGGTTGTCGCCGCCCGCGCCGCCGTCCTCGCGATCGAGGCCGGGCGCACGCTCTTTCTCCAGCGCGAGGAGACGCTCGCGCTCCTCGATGCGCACGGCGTCGCGCTCTGGGGGTGCGGCGACGCTGATGCCGGCGCCTGAGATCTTCATCTCGGCCTGCGAGGTCTCCGGGGACCTCCACGCCGCCGCCCTGCTGACCGCGCTGCGCCGGACCCGCCCGGACCTGGCGGCCTGGGGCGTCGGCGGGCCCCGGCTCGCGGCAGCCGGGCAGCGCCAGTCCGCCGGCATCGGCGAGCTGTCGATCGTCGGCGTGACGGAGGCCGTGCCCCGGCTCGCGTCCATAGTCAGGCTGCTGGGGCGCCTCAAGGCGGAGCTGGCGCGGCGGCGCCCCGCCGTGGTGCTGCTGGTGGACTCGCCGGACTTCAACCTGCGCCTGGCGTCGGTCGCGCGCGCGCTGGGCCTGCGTGTCGTCTACTTCATCACGCCGCAGGTCTGGGCGTGGCGGCGCGGCCGGCTGCGCGAGATCCGCCGCACCGTCGACCTCGCCCTGTGCATCCTGCCCTTCGAGGAGGCCTTCTTCCGCGAGGCCGGCGTGCGCGCAGAGTACGTCGGACACCCCCTCGTCGACCTCGTGCGCCCCTCGGCGCCGCGCGAGGCGCTGCGCGCCGGCTTCGGTCTCGACCCGGCGCGCCCGGTCATCGCGATGCTGCCCGGCAGCCGCCGCACGGAGGTCGC
This genomic window from bacterium contains:
- a CDS encoding lipid-A-disaccharide synthase, which gives rise to MPAPEIFISACEVSGDLHAAALLTALRRTRPDLAAWGVGGPRLAAAGQRQSAGIGELSIVGVTEAVPRLASIVRLLGRLKAELARRRPAVVLLVDSPDFNLRLASVARALGLRVVYFITPQVWAWRRGRLREIRRTVDLALCILPFEEAFFREAGVRAEYVGHPLVDLVRPSAPREALRAGFGLDPARPVIAMLPGSRRTEVA